The following proteins are co-located in the Nerophis ophidion isolate RoL-2023_Sa linkage group LG04, RoL_Noph_v1.0, whole genome shotgun sequence genome:
- the LOC133550830 gene encoding transmembrane protein 69-like, protein MLGLAAGRYLIAGRPIWRCLQAAALQTRAPVWSAPRPVSWAASRLCHSDTKGSGLRTITRAPKPALYLGFSGLLPFVAAPVLMATTQSFYPEVAYAQLVYGACIVSFLGGARWGFAIPDGSPARPDWKNLGNSFVPSLLAWLALLCGHNVAEGVLVLLLGLGLCLHYDLRLLPGYPPWFKTMRCVLTLVAACSLVATLMLKKFCPEKKLLSS, encoded by the exons ATGTTGGGACTTGCAGCTGGCAGATATCTGATTGCTGGG CGTCCAATATGGAGATGCCTTCAAGCTGCAGCTCTGCAGACCCGTGCTCCGGTGTGGTCTGCACCCCGACCCGTCAGCTGGGCCGCCTCACGTCTCTGCCATTCAGACACCAAGGGTTCCGGTTTGAGAACCATCACGCGGGCCCCAAAACCCGCCCTGTACCTTGGTTTCTCCGGGCTGCTGCCCTTCGTGGCTGCCCCCGTCCTCATGGCGACGACGCAGTCCTTCTACCCGGAGGTGGCGTACGCCCAACTGGTGTACGGCGCCTGCATCGTATCCTTCCTGGGGGGCGCCCGCTGGGGTTTCGCCATACCGGACGGAAGTCCCGCTCGGCCGGACTGGAAGAACCTAGGCAACAGCTTTGTTCCGTCGCTTTTGGCCTGGCTGGCGCTGCTCTGCGGGCACAATGTGGCGGAGGGGGTCCTGGTCCTTCTCCTGGGCTTAGGTCTGTGTCTGCACTATGACCTGAGACTGCTCCCCGGCTACCCCCCCTGGTTCAAAACCATGAGGTGTGTCCTCACGCTGGTGGCCGCCTGCTCGCTGGTGGCCACCTTGATGCTGAAGAAGTTCTGCCCTGAGAAAAAGCTCCTAAGTTCGTGA